The following coding sequences lie in one Myxococcales bacterium genomic window:
- the rsxC gene encoding electron transport complex subunit RsxC: protein MTGRTFRHGVHPAERKEATAACALERVPFVDEYSLPLSQHIGAPSRALVRPGQKVERGQVIAEASGFVSTHLHAPVTGSVKAIELRLAPNGKRVETIVIQADAYSSQKVTPIEVPDSKTADTEALIDAIQRGGLVGLGGAAFPTHVKLKVPKGKRVQFVMLNGCECEPYLTCDHRVMAERAADVKRGLDLIMQATGAERAYIGVELNKPDAIAALEREVDPKRVEVVGLQVKYPQGAEKMMIDAILAKEVPAGGLPLDLEIVVQNVGTAAALADLFDRGQPLIERAVTVTGPGVRRPANVIVPIGTSVREVIEHCGGLLPEARQVVLGGPMMGMAQKSLDVPVTKGTSGILVLTRVSHTAPEEPCIRCGRCLEACPMFLNPSRLAQLTRAELTDELKEQNVLDCFECASCSFSCPSHIPLVQLIRVGKGLVRQKESA from the coding sequence CTGACGGGGCGCACCTTTCGCCACGGCGTCCACCCCGCGGAGCGGAAAGAGGCGACGGCAGCCTGTGCGCTCGAGCGCGTGCCCTTCGTCGACGAGTACTCGCTACCGCTGTCTCAGCACATCGGCGCGCCTTCCAGAGCGCTGGTTCGTCCTGGGCAAAAGGTCGAGCGTGGCCAGGTCATCGCCGAAGCGTCGGGTTTTGTGTCCACCCACTTGCACGCGCCGGTGACCGGCAGCGTGAAGGCGATCGAGCTGAGACTCGCGCCCAACGGCAAACGGGTCGAGACGATCGTCATCCAGGCTGACGCCTATTCGAGCCAGAAGGTCACACCCATCGAGGTCCCGGACTCGAAGACCGCGGATACCGAGGCACTGATCGACGCCATCCAGCGCGGCGGTCTGGTGGGTCTCGGCGGCGCGGCGTTTCCGACCCACGTCAAGCTCAAGGTCCCCAAGGGGAAACGCGTTCAGTTCGTGATGCTCAACGGCTGCGAGTGTGAGCCCTACCTCACCTGTGATCACCGGGTGATGGCAGAGCGCGCGGCGGACGTGAAGCGTGGTCTCGACCTGATCATGCAGGCCACTGGTGCGGAGCGCGCCTACATCGGTGTGGAGCTCAACAAACCCGATGCGATCGCGGCACTGGAGCGGGAGGTCGATCCAAAGCGAGTGGAGGTCGTCGGGCTGCAGGTGAAGTACCCGCAAGGCGCCGAGAAGATGATGATCGACGCCATCCTCGCGAAGGAGGTGCCGGCTGGCGGTCTGCCCCTCGATCTGGAGATCGTGGTGCAAAACGTGGGCACCGCCGCGGCGCTCGCCGATCTGTTCGACCGCGGCCAGCCGTTGATCGAGCGGGCGGTGACGGTGACCGGCCCCGGCGTGCGCCGACCGGCCAACGTGATCGTGCCGATTGGCACCTCAGTCCGAGAGGTGATCGAACACTGCGGCGGTCTGCTCCCCGAGGCACGACAGGTCGTTCTGGGTGGTCCGATGATGGGCATGGCGCAAAAGAGCCTGGACGTGCCCGTGACGAAGGGCACCTCTGGCATTCTGGTCCTGACGCGCGTCAGCCATACCGCGCCGGAAGAGCCGTGCATTCGCTGCGGGCGCTGCCTCGAGGCGTGTCCCATGTTTCTCAACCCGTCGCGACTGGCGCAGCTGACCCGAGCGGAGCTCACGGACGAGCTGAAAGAGCAAAATGTCCTCGACTGCTTCGAGTGCGCGAGTTGCTCATTTTCGTGCCCGTCTCACATCCCGCTGGTGCAGTTGATCCGGGTGGGTAAGGGCTTGGTTCGGCAGAAGGAGTCGGCGTGA
- a CDS encoding FMN-binding protein → MSAGAEPSSLRLAGTLALAGLASGLIIVSVYLGTLEKIQENRAKAMQEAIYKVLPGTSKIEPFALTGATLVPFTGKIGAPNRDPVIYLGRDEGGKAIGYAIPAEGAGFQDTIKLLYGYDPARRAVIGMEVLESRETPGLGDKIAFDPHFKANFNELLVDPKVELVKKGDKTAKNQVDAITGATISSRAVVSILGKSHAIWLSKLGAADPKTASAEAK, encoded by the coding sequence ATGAGCGCCGGGGCGGAGCCTTCTTCGCTGCGTTTGGCCGGCACGCTGGCGCTCGCCGGACTGGCGTCGGGTCTGATCATCGTCAGCGTCTATCTGGGTACGCTCGAGAAGATCCAGGAGAACCGGGCGAAAGCCATGCAGGAGGCCATCTACAAGGTGCTGCCCGGCACCTCGAAGATCGAACCCTTCGCGCTGACCGGCGCGACGCTCGTGCCGTTCACCGGCAAGATCGGCGCGCCGAACCGGGACCCGGTGATCTATCTGGGGCGCGACGAGGGCGGGAAGGCGATCGGTTACGCCATCCCAGCGGAGGGGGCCGGCTTCCAGGACACGATCAAGCTGCTCTACGGCTACGACCCCGCGCGACGGGCAGTGATCGGCATGGAAGTGCTGGAGAGTCGCGAGACGCCCGGCCTGGGTGACAAGATCGCGTTCGATCCCCACTTCAAGGCCAACTTCAACGAGCTCCTCGTCGACCCCAAGGTCGAGCTAGTGAAAAAGGGCGACAAGACCGCCAAGAACCAGGTGGACGCCATCACCGGCGCCACCATCTCGTCGCGCGCCGTCGTCTCCATTCTGGGCAAGAGCCACGCAATTTGGCTGTCGAAGCTGGGCGCTGCCGATCCCAAGACGGCGAGTGCGGAGGCGAAGTGA
- a CDS encoding 4Fe-4S binding protein — MSFRAAAAKWFERVVGGDTKSVAPAAGQRVVSSGAAAALAAEVQTSERVFRVAARGELLTRAERSAGPNAFGAPVFQTVCEDPRAAISNAAGRAMAGSRVAVLIPEESVLACHGALHAAVARRAPFIVHAVVSADTASASTLGAQGHGSYHALADTGVILCMARTPQRAADMALIARRAAELSLVPAVIAQEGPETAWAPASLELPSAATVRELCGLPSEELAAQSSAQSMLLGESRRRVPRWFDLDRPAAHGMQLAGQDLALSLAGQHEFFGRNVIELLSESIERFALLTGRKLELVSKHRLEDAKVAFVAQGAAIDAATAVADYLRKERGEKVGVLGIEWLRPLARDEIRKALAHVETITVLERTGDALGAGGPLSREIESALGAEKSRIVFASHGLGGQPLSNSDLLGAFENMKAGAGAKRSLLLGVAFPEAHPKHTRREVLNQKVRGAYPELARSALAIDAPLDLRPASARTVGLWARTSESPEDVLDALATRCAAVVGQHIRSRKTGAEQGTWMAEVSVCPVPLTDPAGGVWHDVAIVAAPELPNDINPLRKVVTGGSALIASPLPAEALWRDLPESWRNEIRTRGLGIWVLNAPVTELVEHAAWLLAKEAATATASGVPERLQWESFPELAPAPADSPVPLAVRRFTSARSTYDNLPRFWGELAEPRIDAGFAERAPDPYLSLGAVPPSTSGLFHVAVHQNRLPQFDAERCTGCGACWSACPDSAIAPSVIRSERLLDAAADLAAEPGAERKPQAEKLKRAHKQLAARVDGSLAKQKHRRLTTEVLRESFDWLTQQMKVTDDDRPEFERAFETTLRAISALPFAVTEAFFHGPHGAAKGSGELLGLALNPAACQACGGCAAVCAEEAIRVVGRTEPAVHAAQLGFGVWERLPDPTGESLAHAAGLDAVGKLPAALASRHTLLSVTGGGGHEPGSGSRLGARLAVAVTEYRQQRLSVTELGRMDTLLGQLREALRRELAQAIPADDLGALERALEDVPDRGGSMTAVLSRLDNLGEQRGLDGDKARKLVHTTKKLQELREAIASGADGMGRARHGLVVTSPTLAEWAAEFPRNPFAAPVVVDLSGGAFDLALGLAESMARAHVAETRLTRLAELCLAAPADWMLKERELEQLTFAALAPVERARAAPMLVLAGPEALSAEGRAGLMRVLGADLPIKVIVLDGREHLLRSGESLLPFVAERRAFVLSTTVAHREHLFAGVHAALDAEGPALIHLYAPRPGPHGFDTAITLERARAAVDCRVHPLLRWDPAAEGVFGSKLSLAGNPALDQPWVEDASGQLLTPAHFALKEARFAACFTEPSGATRSVAAWALGDPSERGSAAPSVTLDGVERSLNADLARAVVERLDTWRTLQELAGVSTPFTLSVRSAAEGDLRAEHQAALAALTAEYEAKLAAETARHAEDTTARLGTRLLELAGYGAARSKPGEGPT, encoded by the coding sequence ATGAGCTTCAGAGCAGCGGCGGCGAAGTGGTTCGAGCGCGTGGTGGGCGGCGACACAAAGAGCGTCGCGCCGGCGGCCGGACAGCGCGTCGTCAGCAGCGGCGCAGCGGCGGCGCTGGCCGCCGAAGTACAGACCAGCGAGCGGGTATTTCGCGTGGCCGCGCGGGGCGAGCTATTGACTCGCGCCGAGCGCTCGGCGGGTCCGAACGCGTTCGGCGCGCCGGTCTTCCAGACCGTGTGCGAGGACCCGCGGGCGGCCATCTCGAACGCTGCGGGGCGCGCGATGGCCGGCTCACGCGTCGCGGTGCTAATCCCCGAAGAGAGCGTCCTGGCGTGCCACGGGGCGCTGCACGCCGCCGTTGCGCGCCGTGCGCCGTTCATCGTCCACGCCGTCGTGTCGGCGGACACGGCCTCGGCCTCCACACTCGGCGCCCAAGGGCACGGGTCGTACCACGCGCTGGCTGACACGGGTGTGATCCTGTGCATGGCGCGAACTCCCCAGCGCGCGGCGGACATGGCGTTGATCGCACGGCGCGCAGCGGAGCTCTCACTCGTGCCGGCGGTCATCGCGCAGGAAGGACCCGAAACGGCCTGGGCTCCTGCGAGCCTCGAGCTGCCGAGCGCTGCGACCGTGCGGGAACTCTGCGGCCTGCCCAGCGAAGAGCTCGCCGCGCAGAGTTCAGCGCAGAGCATGCTGCTGGGAGAAAGTCGTCGTCGCGTGCCGCGTTGGTTCGATCTCGACCGCCCGGCTGCCCATGGAATGCAGCTCGCCGGTCAAGATCTGGCGCTCTCCCTGGCCGGCCAGCACGAGTTCTTCGGGCGGAACGTGATCGAGCTGCTGTCGGAGTCCATCGAGCGGTTTGCGTTGCTGACGGGGCGCAAGCTGGAGCTCGTCTCGAAACATCGGCTCGAGGACGCGAAGGTTGCCTTCGTGGCGCAGGGCGCCGCCATCGACGCCGCCACGGCCGTCGCCGACTACTTGCGCAAGGAGCGCGGCGAGAAAGTCGGAGTGCTGGGCATCGAGTGGTTGAGGCCCCTCGCGCGTGACGAGATCCGGAAGGCGCTGGCGCACGTCGAGACCATCACGGTGCTGGAACGCACGGGTGATGCCCTCGGAGCGGGCGGCCCCCTGTCGCGTGAGATCGAGAGTGCGCTCGGCGCCGAGAAGTCGCGAATCGTGTTCGCGAGTCATGGTTTGGGGGGACAGCCCCTGTCGAACTCGGATCTGCTGGGTGCTTTCGAGAACATGAAGGCAGGCGCGGGCGCCAAGCGGTCGCTATTGCTCGGAGTGGCCTTCCCTGAAGCCCACCCGAAACACACTCGCCGCGAGGTCTTGAATCAGAAGGTCCGCGGCGCGTACCCGGAGCTCGCGCGCTCGGCGCTGGCGATCGACGCACCGCTCGATCTGCGGCCGGCCTCCGCGCGTACTGTGGGACTCTGGGCTCGGACCAGCGAGTCGCCGGAGGACGTGTTGGACGCGCTCGCCACCAGGTGTGCAGCCGTAGTCGGTCAACACATCAGAAGTCGCAAGACCGGTGCCGAGCAGGGAACCTGGATGGCCGAGGTCAGTGTGTGCCCCGTGCCGCTCACGGATCCCGCGGGTGGGGTCTGGCACGACGTCGCAATCGTGGCGGCGCCAGAATTGCCGAACGACATCAATCCGCTGCGCAAGGTCGTGACGGGCGGCTCGGCGCTGATCGCCAGCCCACTGCCGGCGGAAGCGCTCTGGCGCGATCTTCCCGAGTCCTGGCGGAACGAGATCCGCACGCGTGGACTCGGCATCTGGGTGCTGAACGCGCCAGTCACCGAACTGGTGGAGCACGCTGCCTGGCTGCTCGCAAAAGAAGCCGCTACCGCGACCGCGAGCGGCGTGCCCGAGCGATTGCAGTGGGAGAGTTTCCCTGAGCTCGCTCCGGCGCCGGCGGATTCGCCCGTGCCCCTTGCGGTGCGACGCTTCACGAGCGCGCGTTCGACCTACGACAACCTGCCGCGCTTCTGGGGTGAGCTAGCGGAGCCCCGCATCGACGCGGGCTTCGCCGAGCGGGCGCCGGATCCCTACTTGTCGCTTGGGGCAGTGCCGCCCAGCACCAGCGGACTGTTTCACGTTGCTGTGCATCAGAACCGCTTGCCCCAGTTCGACGCCGAGCGCTGCACTGGATGCGGCGCATGCTGGAGCGCCTGCCCGGACTCGGCGATCGCACCGAGCGTCATCCGTAGCGAGCGCTTGCTCGATGCGGCGGCTGACCTCGCGGCGGAGCCCGGCGCCGAACGCAAACCTCAAGCAGAAAAGCTCAAGCGCGCCCACAAACAGCTGGCTGCTCGTGTGGACGGCAGCCTGGCGAAACAAAAACATCGCCGGCTGACCACCGAAGTCTTGCGCGAAAGCTTCGACTGGCTCACGCAGCAAATGAAGGTCACTGACGACGATCGCCCCGAGTTCGAGCGGGCGTTCGAGACCACCCTGCGCGCCATCAGCGCACTACCGTTCGCCGTGACCGAAGCGTTCTTCCACGGACCTCACGGTGCTGCGAAGGGAAGCGGGGAGTTGCTCGGCCTCGCGCTGAATCCGGCGGCGTGCCAGGCCTGCGGAGGCTGCGCCGCAGTGTGCGCCGAAGAAGCGATTCGGGTCGTAGGGCGCACCGAGCCGGCAGTGCATGCGGCACAGCTCGGCTTCGGAGTCTGGGAGCGCTTGCCGGATCCAACTGGAGAGAGTCTCGCCCACGCTGCCGGCCTCGACGCCGTGGGCAAGCTGCCAGCCGCGCTCGCCAGTCGACACACGCTGCTCAGCGTGACGGGCGGCGGAGGACACGAGCCGGGCTCCGGCTCACGCCTGGGAGCGCGCTTGGCCGTCGCCGTGACGGAGTATCGCCAGCAGCGCCTGTCGGTGACCGAGCTGGGTCGCATGGACACACTCCTCGGGCAGCTGCGCGAGGCGCTGCGGCGCGAGCTCGCTCAGGCCATTCCCGCCGACGACCTTGGTGCGCTCGAACGCGCTCTCGAAGATGTACCCGATCGCGGCGGCAGCATGACGGCGGTGCTCTCACGCCTGGACAATCTGGGCGAGCAACGAGGACTGGACGGCGACAAAGCACGCAAGTTGGTGCACACCACAAAGAAACTCCAAGAGCTCCGCGAAGCGATCGCAAGCGGCGCCGACGGAATGGGCCGCGCACGTCACGGCCTTGTGGTGACGAGCCCAACACTGGCCGAGTGGGCCGCAGAATTTCCCCGCAATCCATTCGCCGCACCCGTGGTGGTCGATCTCTCGGGTGGCGCGTTCGATCTCGCGCTCGGCCTCGCAGAGAGCATGGCAAGAGCGCACGTGGCCGAGACACGGCTCACACGTTTGGCGGAGCTCTGCCTGGCGGCGCCTGCCGATTGGATGTTGAAGGAGCGTGAGCTGGAGCAGCTGACCTTCGCGGCTCTGGCACCCGTCGAACGAGCGCGCGCGGCTCCGATGTTGGTCCTCGCCGGCCCCGAGGCTCTCAGCGCCGAAGGTCGTGCGGGCCTCATGCGTGTGCTCGGGGCGGACCTGCCGATCAAGGTCATCGTGCTCGACGGACGCGAGCACCTGCTCCGCTCGGGTGAATCACTCTTGCCCTTCGTTGCGGAGCGTCGTGCCTTCGTCCTCTCCACGACCGTCGCTCACCGCGAGCACTTGTTCGCCGGCGTACATGCCGCGCTCGACGCCGAAGGACCCGCGCTGATTCACCTGTACGCACCGCGTCCCGGTCCTCACGGCTTCGACACTGCGATCACGCTCGAGCGCGCGCGGGCGGCGGTCGACTGCCGAGTCCATCCGCTCCTACGCTGGGACCCCGCGGCGGAAGGGGTGTTCGGCTCCAAGCTGAGCCTTGCCGGCAACCCCGCGCTCGACCAGCCGTGGGTCGAAGATGCGAGCGGCCAGCTGCTGACGCCGGCGCACTTCGCGCTGAAAGAGGCGCGATTCGCCGCGTGTTTCACCGAGCCGAGTGGGGCGACTCGGAGTGTGGCCGCGTGGGCGCTCGGCGACCCGAGCGAGCGGGGCAGCGCGGCGCCGAGCGTGACGTTGGATGGCGTCGAACGCTCCCTGAACGCCGACCTGGCTCGCGCGGTGGTCGAGCGACTCGACACGTGGCGTACGTTGCAAGAGCTTGCGGGTGTCTCCACGCCATTCACGCTGAGTGTGCGCTCCGCCGCGGAGGGTGACCTGCGCGCCGAGCACCAGGCGGCGCTCGCGGCGCTCACGGCGGAGTACGAAGCGAAGCTGGCGGCGGAGACCGCGCGCCATGCGGAAGACACAACGGCTCGCCTCGGCACACGACTGCTCGAGCTGGCGGGTTATGGAGCCGCCCGAAGCAAACCCGGCGAGGGACCGACGTGA
- a CDS encoding RnfABCDGE type electron transport complex subunit B, producing MPLNEIATAGGIMFGVALTFGVILAIANRKLKVWEDPRIDDVEKLLPGSNCGACGQPGCRAFAENVVGGKSQPSSCTVSNADGIAAIAAYLGVAAGERVKRVARLHCAGGKSSVRRLAEYEGLPSCRAAFVVNGGGRACSWGCLGLGDCDRACSFQAIHMNTEALPVVDIDKCTACGDCVVACPLNLFTIEALDQPIIVQCNSPLAGAEATRACTVACDACGRCALDAPRDAISMRGGLPVIQDAARVDIKCTLRCPTGAIQEVPGVQFSRRRLKVAS from the coding sequence GTGCCGCTGAATGAGATCGCAACGGCTGGGGGGATCATGTTCGGCGTCGCGCTGACGTTCGGAGTGATCTTGGCCATTGCCAACCGCAAGCTGAAGGTCTGGGAGGACCCTCGAATCGACGACGTCGAGAAGCTCCTGCCCGGCAGCAATTGCGGCGCTTGCGGTCAGCCGGGTTGTCGCGCGTTTGCCGAGAACGTGGTCGGAGGTAAGTCGCAGCCGAGCTCTTGCACCGTGAGCAACGCGGATGGCATCGCGGCCATCGCTGCTTATCTCGGCGTCGCGGCGGGTGAGCGGGTGAAACGCGTGGCGCGGCTGCACTGCGCGGGCGGAAAATCCAGTGTGCGGCGGCTCGCCGAGTACGAAGGGTTGCCGTCCTGTCGCGCAGCTTTCGTCGTGAACGGCGGAGGGCGGGCATGTTCTTGGGGTTGTCTGGGTCTCGGAGATTGTGATCGGGCCTGTTCTTTCCAGGCAATTCACATGAACACCGAGGCATTGCCGGTGGTGGATATCGACAAGTGCACGGCTTGCGGCGACTGCGTCGTGGCTTGCCCGCTCAACCTGTTCACGATCGAAGCGCTCGATCAGCCCATTATCGTCCAGTGCAACAGCCCACTCGCCGGAGCCGAGGCGACGCGGGCTTGCACGGTGGCTTGTGACGCTTGCGGCCGCTGCGCGCTGGACGCGCCGCGGGATGCGATCAGCATGCGCGGCGGCCTGCCGGTCATTCAGGACGCCGCGCGCGTGGACATCAAGTGCACGCTGCGCTGTCCGACCGGCGCCATCCAGGAGGTCCCAGGTGTGCAGTTTTCCCGAAGGCGACTGAAGGTGGCATCATGA
- a CDS encoding RnfABCDGE type electron transport complex subunit D has protein sequence MSEGVHTLQISTSPFVHRGPTTRSVMLEVVAATVPVIAAATYYFGLTALLLVVSSVVGAVATEWLLSDRRGWSTLRDGSGLLTGILLALTLPPAIPLWMACLGGIVSMALGKMMWGGLGKNMFNPALVGRAFLQAAFPITLTTWVAPRQGMLHMNGSTFALPLMKAKVDIISSASPLGLSKFQHKGTELGHLLSGNTSGSLGETAAVLLIVIGLWLGLRRVFDWRLPVSTLLSVAVLSGLLHLWKPTAYPTPIFMLLSGGLLFGAVFMVTDPVTTPLTPRGAWIFGTGVGLLVVLIRIFGGLPEGVMYGILLMNALCPLIDKTTQPRRFGGKR, from the coding sequence GTGAGCGAGGGCGTCCACACTCTTCAGATCTCCACGTCGCCGTTCGTGCACCGCGGCCCGACAACGCGCAGTGTCATGCTCGAGGTGGTGGCTGCGACGGTCCCGGTGATCGCCGCCGCAACCTACTATTTTGGCCTGACGGCGCTGCTCTTGGTGGTTTCGTCCGTGGTGGGTGCCGTCGCCACCGAGTGGTTGCTGTCGGATCGCAGGGGTTGGTCGACCCTGCGTGACGGCTCCGGCCTGCTCACCGGCATCTTGCTCGCGCTGACGCTGCCGCCGGCCATCCCGCTGTGGATGGCCTGCCTCGGCGGCATCGTCTCGATGGCCCTCGGCAAGATGATGTGGGGAGGCCTGGGCAAGAACATGTTCAACCCCGCGCTAGTCGGGCGGGCGTTCTTGCAGGCGGCCTTCCCCATCACGCTGACGACCTGGGTCGCACCCCGGCAAGGCATGCTCCACATGAACGGCAGCACGTTCGCGCTGCCACTGATGAAGGCAAAAGTCGACATCATCAGCTCGGCCTCCCCGCTCGGGCTGTCGAAGTTCCAGCACAAGGGCACCGAGCTGGGCCACCTGCTAAGCGGCAACACCTCGGGCTCACTCGGCGAGACCGCGGCCGTGCTGTTGATCGTCATCGGGCTGTGGCTGGGTTTGCGCCGTGTCTTCGACTGGCGGTTACCGGTGTCAACGCTGCTGTCGGTGGCCGTGCTCTCGGGCTTGCTTCACCTGTGGAAGCCGACCGCGTACCCGACGCCGATCTTCATGTTGCTGTCGGGCGGCCTGCTGTTTGGTGCGGTCTTCATGGTCACTGATCCGGTCACCACCCCGCTCACTCCCCGGGGTGCCTGGATCTTCGGGACCGGCGTCGGTCTGCTCGTGGTGCTGATCCGCATATTTGGCGGGCTGCCCGAGGGTGTGATGTACGGCATCCTGCTGATGAACGCGCTCTGTCCGTTGATCGACAAAACGACCCAACCGCGGCGTTTTGGAGGCAAGCGATGA